The Nocardioides humi genome includes a region encoding these proteins:
- a CDS encoding ethanolamine ammonia-lyase subunit EutB, with translation MILRTKLFGTTFEFADVKELLAKANEEKSGDRQAGIAAGSAAERVAARYVLAEVPLSVIRENPAVPYDEDEVTRVIDDGINEAIYDEVKGWTMGDFREWLLDDHTTGDMIRRVSNALTGEMVAGVTKLMSNLDLIHAAGKIQVTAHCNNTIGLRGTLASRNQPNHPTDSVEGIRATLYEGLSFGSGDSVIGINPSDDSVGSVARLLEMTYDVIQKWEIPTQNCVLAHVTTQMEAMRQGAPVGLVFQSLAGSQKAMEAFGVGVAMIDEAYAMAQKHCWTAGPNYLYFETGQGTALSADAHYGADQLVMEARIYGMARRWKPFQVNTVVGFIGPEYLYDAVQITRAGLEDHFMGKLTGISMGCDACYTNHAKATQNDIENLAVLLSAAGCNYFMGVPMGDDAMLSYQCTSYHDAPSLRQTLGLRPLPEFEAWMEGLGLIRDGRLTDQAGDASFFLAR, from the coding sequence CCAAGCTGTTCGGGACGACCTTCGAGTTCGCCGACGTCAAGGAGCTGCTGGCCAAAGCCAACGAGGAGAAGTCCGGCGACCGCCAGGCGGGCATCGCCGCCGGCAGCGCCGCCGAGCGGGTCGCCGCCCGCTACGTCCTCGCGGAGGTGCCGCTCTCGGTGATCCGCGAGAACCCGGCCGTGCCGTACGACGAGGACGAGGTGACCCGGGTCATCGACGACGGCATCAACGAGGCCATCTACGACGAGGTCAAGGGCTGGACGATGGGCGACTTCCGGGAGTGGCTCCTGGACGACCACACCACCGGCGACATGATCCGCCGGGTCAGCAACGCGCTGACCGGCGAGATGGTCGCCGGGGTGACCAAGCTGATGTCCAACCTGGACCTGATCCACGCGGCGGGCAAGATCCAGGTGACCGCCCACTGCAACAACACGATCGGGCTGCGGGGCACCCTGGCCTCCCGCAACCAGCCCAACCACCCCACCGACTCGGTCGAGGGCATCCGCGCCACCCTCTACGAGGGCCTGTCGTTCGGCTCCGGCGACAGCGTGATCGGCATCAACCCCTCCGACGACAGCGTCGGCAGCGTGGCCCGGCTGCTGGAGATGACCTACGACGTCATCCAGAAGTGGGAGATCCCCACCCAGAACTGCGTGCTGGCCCACGTCACCACGCAGATGGAGGCGATGCGCCAGGGGGCACCGGTCGGCCTGGTCTTCCAGAGCCTGGCCGGATCGCAGAAGGCGATGGAGGCGTTCGGGGTCGGCGTCGCGATGATCGACGAGGCCTACGCGATGGCGCAGAAGCACTGCTGGACCGCGGGACCCAACTACCTGTACTTCGAGACCGGTCAGGGCACGGCGCTGTCGGCCGACGCCCACTACGGCGCCGACCAGCTCGTGATGGAGGCCCGGATCTACGGCATGGCCCGGCGCTGGAAGCCGTTCCAGGTCAACACCGTCGTCGGCTTCATCGGGCCGGAGTACCTCTACGACGCGGTGCAGATCACCCGCGCCGGGCTCGAGGACCACTTCATGGGCAAGCTCACCGGCATCTCCATGGGCTGCGACGCCTGCTACACCAACCACGCGAAGGCCACTCAGAACGACATCGAGAACCTCGCCGTGCTGCTCTCGGCGGCCGGCTGCAACTACTTCATGGGGGTGCCGATGGGCGACGACGCGATGCTGTCGTACCAGTGCACCAGCTACCACGACGCGCCGAGCCTGCGCCAGACCCTCGGCCTGCGTCCCCTGCCCGAGTTCGAGGCCTGGATGGAGGGCCTGGGGCTGATCCGCGACGGCCGCCTGACCGACCAGGCCGGCGACGCGTCCTTCTTCCTGGCGAGGTGA
- the eutC gene encoding ethanolamine ammonia-lyase subunit EutC has product MTSTDPSATADIDALVRAVLRELGHAGGAPLAAEAPAAGPAAAAATGPEELVIDLPDPTEESARRRIGVEDPADPEGLRNLCAATTARLGVGRAGPRPRTASLLLFEADHGVTQDAIYGEVPEELKERMGLFTVRTQVSDRGEYLLRPDLGRRLSPEARATIEERCTKHPDVQICVGDGLSAAAIENNLPDIYPVIEQGLRAAGLSVGTPFFIENCRVGVMNEVNTIIDARLVLLLIGERPGLGIADALSAYMGFHPEPGKTDAERDLVCMITVNGGTNPLEAGAYVVELVEKTLQYGASGVELRQRSATTA; this is encoded by the coding sequence ATGACCAGCACCGACCCATCGGCCACTGCCGACATCGACGCCCTCGTCCGCGCCGTGCTCCGCGAGCTCGGCCACGCCGGCGGCGCTCCCCTGGCCGCCGAGGCGCCGGCCGCCGGGCCGGCCGCCGCGGCGGCCACCGGGCCCGAGGAGCTCGTCATCGACCTCCCGGACCCCACCGAAGAGAGCGCGCGCCGCAGGATCGGCGTCGAGGATCCCGCGGACCCCGAGGGACTGCGCAACCTGTGCGCGGCGACGACCGCGCGGCTGGGCGTCGGCCGCGCCGGGCCGCGACCGCGGACGGCGTCCCTGCTCCTCTTCGAGGCCGACCACGGCGTCACCCAGGACGCCATCTACGGCGAGGTGCCCGAGGAGCTCAAGGAGCGGATGGGCCTGTTCACGGTCCGGACCCAGGTGAGCGACCGCGGCGAGTACCTGCTGCGGCCCGACCTCGGCCGGCGGCTCTCGCCGGAGGCGCGGGCGACGATCGAGGAGCGGTGCACCAAGCACCCGGACGTGCAGATCTGTGTGGGTGACGGCCTCTCGGCGGCCGCGATCGAGAACAACCTCCCCGACATCTACCCGGTCATCGAGCAGGGGCTGCGCGCGGCCGGGCTGAGCGTGGGCACGCCGTTCTTCATCGAGAACTGCCGGGTCGGCGTGATGAACGAGGTCAACACCATCATCGACGCCCGGCTCGTGCTGCTCCTCATCGGCGAGCGCCCCGGCCTCGGCATCGCCGACGCCCTGAGCGCCTACATGGGCTTCCACCCGGAGCCCGGCAAGACCGACGCCGAGCGCGACCTGGTCTGCATGATCACCGTCAACGGCGGCACCAACCCGCTCGAGGCGGGCGCCTACGTCGTGGAGCTCGTCGAGAAGACGCTCCAGTACGGCGCCAGCGGCGTCGAGCTCCGTCAACGGTCCGCGACGACCGCCTAG
- the eutL gene encoding ethanolamine utilization microcompartment protein EutL, which produces MGVLDPVKPTILAARLIPNVHPGFAAKLDLKPEHRSLALVTCDIDDSLYVSLDEATKKADVEVVYAHSFYAGSGYPSGPLSGEIIGILAAPDPAEARAGLNACIQYAEEEAWFYSADEAGQLNFFPHTISRTGTYLSKEAGVPVGTPLAYLIAPPLEATFALDAAVKAADVEMALWWAPPSETNFSGGLLSGSQSACRAACAAFQDAVLTVARDPRTY; this is translated from the coding sequence ATGGGCGTCCTCGACCCGGTCAAGCCGACCATCCTCGCGGCCCGGCTGATCCCGAACGTGCACCCCGGCTTCGCCGCGAAGCTGGACCTGAAGCCCGAGCACCGCAGCCTCGCGCTGGTGACCTGCGACATCGACGACTCGCTGTACGTCTCGCTCGACGAGGCGACCAAGAAGGCGGACGTCGAGGTGGTCTACGCGCACAGCTTCTACGCCGGATCCGGCTACCCGTCCGGACCGCTGTCCGGCGAGATCATCGGGATCCTCGCCGCCCCGGACCCGGCCGAGGCGCGGGCCGGCCTCAACGCCTGCATCCAGTACGCCGAGGAGGAGGCCTGGTTCTACAGCGCGGACGAGGCGGGCCAGCTGAACTTCTTCCCGCACACCATCTCGCGCACGGGGACCTACCTGAGCAAGGAGGCCGGCGTACCGGTCGGCACCCCGCTCGCGTACCTCATCGCGCCGCCCCTGGAGGCGACCTTCGCCCTCGACGCGGCGGTGAAGGCGGCCGACGTGGAGATGGCGCTGTGGTGGGCGCCGCCCTCGGAGACCAACTTCTCCGGCGGGCTGCTCTCCGGCAGCCAGAGCGCGTGCCGGGCGGCGTGCGCCGCCTTCCAGGACGCCGTCCTCACCGTCGCCCGCGACCCCCGGACCTACTGA